The sequence below is a genomic window from Serratia nevei.
CTTTATGCTTTAGCTAACTTAGCTAAGGAGGACGCGTATGGCAATTCAGGCCAATATGCACGAAGCCAAATCCAATCTGAGCCAGCTGGCGGACAGAGCCGCGGAGGGAGAAACCGTGATTATTGCAAAAGCAGGGAAGCCGTACGTACAGCTGGTCGCCATCCAGGGCGAAGCGCGCCGCCCCGGCGTCGCCAAAGGCAAGTTCACCGTGCCGGCGGATTTCAACGCGGGGGATGCGGCCATTGCGGCGCTGTTTGAGGGCGATGAATGAAGCGTCTGCTGCTGGATACCCACACATTGCTGTGGTGGCTGATTGATGACGCCTGCCTGGGCGCGAATGCCAAAAGGCAGATCGCCGATCCGGGCAATGCGGTGTACGTCAGCGCGGCCAGCATTTGGGAGATCTCGATCAAACAGGCGCTGGGCAAGCTGGCGCTGCCGGAAGACATCTTTGCGATCATCGAGGCCGAAGATTTTCTGGCGCTGCCGATGGACGCCTTTCACTGCCAACAGGCCGGGCAGTTGCCGCCCTATCATCAGGATCCTTTCGATCGCATGCTGATCGCACAGGCGCAGGCCGAAGGGCTGACGCTGATCTCCGCCGACGCGGTGTTTCCGCAGTACGGCGTGCGGGTGGCGGACGCCCGCCGTTAAGCCGATTTTTCCTCGCTTTCGCTGCGCACCCGTTCGATATGAATGGTCAGGAACATCATCTCTTCCGTGGTG
It includes:
- a CDS encoding type II toxin-antitoxin system Phd/YefM family antitoxin, which gives rise to MAIQANMHEAKSNLSQLADRAAEGETVIIAKAGKPYVQLVAIQGEARRPGVAKGKFTVPADFNAGDAAIAALFEGDE
- a CDS encoding type II toxin-antitoxin system VapC family toxin; this translates as MKRLLLDTHTLLWWLIDDACLGANAKRQIADPGNAVYVSAASIWEISIKQALGKLALPEDIFAIIEAEDFLALPMDAFHCQQAGQLPPYHQDPFDRMLIAQAQAEGLTLISADAVFPQYGVRVADARR